cgccgccgccgatggtGCCGCGGCGCCAGGGAACCGGTTTTTGAGCTTCTGCCATGCATGCCACAAACAACTTGGACATGCCAATGATATCTTCATCTATCGGTgagttcccttttttttttttctgttgctcTGTTGTAATGCTTCATCTATGCGGATCTCCTTAATTGCTCGCAGGAATGCTAATTTTCTTATACCAAGTTAATGCTATTTTTAGACACTGCATATAATAGATCAGAAGTGCATATATTTTGGTGATTAGTGTGGTTATTTCTGATGCTTGCTTATACGTGATTATATGCATGAATGGTCTATCCATACTAACTGTAAGCTAAGATGATCTGAAGTTTGGACTTCAATTTTGAGATCATAATCTGCTAGATGTGAACTTTGGAACAGCAACAATAACACACTGCAGATATTGAAATAGCACCATTAACACAAAACTCTGTAGTGGCATCATGGAGCAGAATATAATTCCTGAACTGCTGATTGCATGATAACAAATAGTATGTGACAGATCCAGAGTTGATTGGAGAACATAATCCAGTGACACAATCACACCATGCTTTAAATGATATCATGATACCAACTTAAAAAATTGAgattgtttttccttttgtacTGAGATGTTctcaatttttattttctgtcatTTGACATGCATGGACATGGCTTCCATCATTTCAAGTTCATGTAATCACCAATTCACAGATTGTTGGCATATATTATGCATCTGCAGTACACTTCATCAAGATTATGTAAGTCTTGGCTGATCTTTGTGAATGGATTTGATTCTTCTTTAATTATTTTAAGCTCTTAATAGTTAACAGGCCTTTTTTGTGATGGAGCTCTTAGTAGGCCTTGTTTACTGGGAACAAAAATAGTTCTTCCTGAGGGAGATGTTCTGATTCCACATTGCTTTCACATAGAAAACTATGCGAAAGGAGTTCATTATCCTAATGCCGGGGATTATCTTAACAATTTCCTGGGGCTGGGGACTAAATTATTTGCACCCATTGATGTTGCTAGATGCTAAACCAGGTCCAGGTCCCAAGCCGTGGTAGTATTTGTGCTACaactcctgagtcctgaccaTGACCAGCTATCATCACAAAACAAAAGTTTTGGCATCTTAGTTGCTAGTTTGACAGCCTCGATGCCAAAAGATTATACTCACTTTGCTTCGATAGGACGGCTAGGGGGTCTGTCCCATGTCTTGTTCTTGGTTTCCTTGCTTTCTGCATGGTCCATGGATTGAAGTGATAACCCTAGCTTGGAGATGTGCTTAAAAACTTTTAGCTTCACGGTTTAAGATGCTATCTTCTCGATCTGAGTAGTTTTATTTGTGCAAAGACGTAACATGAACAGCAATTGCCCCAAAGAAGCTCTGGCTTCTAATACTTCAGCAGTTGGACCATTAGCATTGATCTATGACATAATtggttattttctttcttcagagGTGATAAAGCATTCTGCAGCAACGAGTGCCGGTACCGGGAAATGCTTTTTGATGAAGCAGTGGACAACTTGCGCTAGCTAAATAAGGAATGGCATTTGTAGGAGAATTTCTGTGGAGGAGAAGGCATGATCCTAAATAACCGAGAtgagatttctttttttattttattgtccTCAACTTTGCGAGATTGGATGATGTTTTTGGTCATGGCGAACAGGAATGATTTAGTCTTTTGCGGATTAAAGACCTTTGCCCACTTTTGCAAGAGGTTGCACTGTTGAAGATTCATGTCCTGGGGCACTTGTTTATGTGACTTTCCAGTTAATTGAAATTTGATGCTCTTGTTCTATCCTGTCCTGTCATGCAAGTCAATTTTGGCAAGATATCATGTGATGTGAAGCCATTTATCACAGCATATACTCAGAATGTACTCTGAAATCATTTTGCTAGATAAACTGAGGAAAGTAAACTAATCTCCATGGCTTTTGTTTTATCagttccatttttctttgtaagATTCTTAACGGTTCCATTCGATCAAAATAAAACAGTAGTGACATATCATGTGTTTTATCACCATGGTAGACTAACCCTTTCACTTGCTTACTAATCAAAAGAGAAGATGgaactgaaagaaaaaactttttCAGTGATTCAGGGGACAAAAGTAGAGCTAGGGTCAGCAGCCATCTTGAAAAGGTTGATAGGTTTGGGTGGAGTGTGTTGTAGCAGGCTAGCAGCTTTGGCATGCATGGCCCATTGGGGCCAATCACTTGTACTAAAATGAAACAGCCCCCACAAAGTATAATGAGAGCTCAACAGCTCCTAATCATCACACTGTTTGTGTAATCGGTGAGTGCTGGACCAACATGATTATGATTGTCATGCCATCATTCACGAGCTCTGTTTTGTACTGTTGGGTCCCTTTCCAGTTGCTTTTGGTTGCTGTTACTACTGCATTATTGGAGCTGGTACTGCTGCACATAAATTTAAGCACCTGTACTTTAGGGGTGAAATCATGGGCTTTCGAGCTTTTGACCCCTGGCCGGCCGATAGGTTTCTTggtctcttcttctcttccatttGCATTTAGATCATGCTGGTCACTGCATCTGACTGACTTTTGGAAAGAAAAGTCTAGTAATTTTCATTTTTGCTTATTTGTTTTGCCAGGCGGTGAAGAGTGGTACTGAATTTGTAAACTAATCTCCATTGCTTAATTAATGGATTGAGTCCGTCGGACTCCggttcgatttttttttaagaacaaaTATGACTCAATGCAATATATGTAACCTAGAACTGACTTCGGAACCAATTTATTCCATCCCGAATATCGGTCTCTCAACTCTAAAACCAGGTGAACTTAGTACATCAATTGCCAATACCATATTGTTTTTGTCGCTCCCCATACCATTGCAAAATATTGACTGTTGATGGTGCTATATAATTTTCAGTCAAAAGTTAGAtccaagtaaaaaaaatcttcatggCATCGTATTTTCTATTTGAAGTGGGATTTTTAAGTTTTGAGATGACTCTCCGGATAATGTGACATTGGTCCACGATCAACATTTTGCCATGGTGGCAAGTTTTCTGCCCGGACTTATCACATCTGCTCCTTGGTTTGGAGGAGCCAAATTGGAGTTGCAGTTCAACTTTCTTTTGTTAAGTTACTTTACTCTGGTTCGACATAAGATAGATGGAATCACGCTCTGTAGGATTTGAACCTACGACATCGGGTTTTGGAGACCCGCGTTCTACCGAACTGAACTAAGAGCGCTGTCAttcattcaaaaagaaaaccctTTTCTACTCCTAACGTATTTCACGTACGTATAGTCTGCACAAATTCAAGTTATACCCACTTTACCTTTAATCAATCTCTTCGCTACTGCCCAGAAAGAAGAAATAAGTATTAGGTAGGGATGACAGGATTTGAACCTGTGGCATTTTGTACCCAAAACAAATGCGCTACCAAGCTGCGCTACATCCCTTTTCCAAATTGTTGTACAATGCCATTGTACACAATTCCTGTCTTCTTTTCCATATcataattttcttcttctttctctatCTAGGAGACCATTAAATTCGGACACAGGGCGAAAAGTATGACTAATTTGTCCTAATATTGAAATTGAGCAACCAAAACTACACTTTCTTGACAGAGGAATGAAATGTATATAtttcttttaattttattatatgtttGGAATGTAGACAGCTAATGTTTGCTGCATGTACTCTGTATCCCAGAAAGATTATACAGAAGCCAGAATACCGTAGTTATCATCAAATAATTTTATGCAAGAATTATCGACAATGTCATTTATCATACATTGCAATGTCCAAGTCCGGTGTGGATTCTCTGACTTAAGTTACCTGCCTTTGTGAAGCTGAAATGTGGGTCCCACGGTTGGCTGGTCCACTTGTCAGCCTCGTAAAGTCAGGTGAATTAAGTCAGCTGCCGGTCCAAGTCCCACCGACATCACCCACTGGCCATTGCAAAATCTTGTACCCTCCGGCTGAGCCGCTGAGTCAGGATCCGCTGAGGCAATGCCGAGCTACAGTTGTGCAcatggcatttttttttcgttttttaaTCTCAACAATGAAACACTTTTTTAGGCCCAACTTCTGTGAATAAGTTCCTAGATAAATAGCATTTCTGCACATATTCCAGTTTGCTGTTCCCTTATTTTTCACTGGGAAATTACCAGGAATTTCGAGGGTTGCTCGCTCGGAAGTTCCAAAGCAGAGCAATCTTGCCAAACTAGCCGCTGCCGATCGAAATTGGATAAACATGATAACACCAATGATCACGGTTTCAGGTTTTGAACCTGTTACCATTGAAGATTTTACATGAGGAACTAACTGGTCTCTCCTGCCGACGAAGCTTTGGCGTCCTCCCGTCACGTGAGCCGGGCACGGTCGGACGAGATGAAGCTGTACACCGCCGCGTTCTtggcctcgtcgccgccggcgccggggaagacgaTGTAGCTGCGCAGCACCCCTTCCCTCTGCGACCGCGCGTTCCCGACCTCCGTCAACGCCTCCAGCCTCTCCAGCCGCGGCAGCTCATCGAACACCTTCCCACCACCTGCGTCCAGACCAGAACACGCAAGTGTCAAACGAGTtcacggcggcgctgctcgGATATGATGGTTTAATTTTACGGTCTCTCATTCAACGGTGAACCAGCGGTCAATTAACTGTAGTGGCATATTTATAttccatgcaaaatttgagtgacaaatttagagaaaaaaattctaaGTGACATTTGAGCATCTGAACAAAATTTCAGcggcaaatatggaattctctccGTGTTTTCATCTTTTCTACAGAAAAAAGGAGGCTTTCCCTCTCCTTGGCGAGGCAGTAACCCATGTGGTTGGTTCCTTCGATCGTGACATGATGCTGTCATCGATAGACCAGCCACGACTTTTATCTTCTCCTCGATTTTTTATCGCTCAGAATACAAATGTTTGGATGCAACTGCAGCGCGAAGAACGTTGCGCGATAAACTCAGGGAACGTGATCCCTTCCAAATCATACGACTCCTAGAGCCCATGGGCCTCCACGGGCTTGTTCCGCCGATCCGTGTCGACGGAGCTGAACATGACCATGTCCCTGGGCCTCCCCTTAAGCACGAGGTAGCGCCGCAGCACGCCCTCCCGGACGAACCCAGCCTTCTCCAGCACCCGCTGCGACGCCGGGTTCTCGCCGTCGGCCACGGCCTCCAGCCGCGCCAGCCACGGCCACTCCGCgaacgccgcctccgccgccatcctcaCCGCGCGCGTCGCGATGCCGCGGCCCCAGTACCCGTGCGCCAAGCGGTAGCCCAGGGACGCCCTTGTTGACGACGGCGAGCGTCGCCGGCTGCCGCCTTCCTCGGCGGGGCCAGGCTTGATGGATATGGAGCCCACCACCACGGAGCCGACGCAGATGGCGCGGTACCACGGGTGCGGCAGGACGTGGTCGAGGATGTAGCGGCGGGCCTCGTCGACGCGCGAGTAGGCTTCGCGGCGCTGGAAGCGGACGACGCGCGGGTCGGACGCCCAGGAGAAGAGCGCCTCCGTGTCGGCCTCGGCGAACTCGCGGAGGGTAACCTCCATCTCCGGCTCGCGCTCCATGTTCTTTGTGTGTGGCGTGTGCTCAGCTCCGCCTCCGATCGGTACCTATTTGGCGAGCCGGCGAGTTTGACCGGACAAGAGAACTGCGGTGTTTGACTTTGACTGTTGAGACACCTGATTTCGGCCAATCAAGAGCCAGAAATACCGAGGCGGAAAAAGTTCTTCCTGATTCCATTTGCCATCTTGGGGGTTTAGCGCTCGTTTGGATTGCGTCGTGGCTGCATGGTCGCCTGACCTGATGGCTGCCGGAGTGGtaaattaatttgtttggttgaTGTCCGGCCAGGCAGCTCAGCCACATCTAGGGTCAGTGCAACGTCAATTTTTTTCAGGCATTTTGTCCAGGCCTctaaccaaacagccccttaCTGCTTGAAAGTACGGCAATTCATGAActaaaataaattcagaaaTAGCGTACCGTCAGATGTTCCAAGGCATTCTATGCGGGATCGAGGCACTAGAGCGAAATTTCGGTCTCTTTTTGTCACCATTAGCAAAATAAAATGGTGATCAAAACACCATTGAAATGAAAAGCGATAAAAGCTTCAAAAAAACTCAAGGCATCTGCGttttagcaaaaaaataaaataaaacaaatagtaCGTACAAAGCCGAAGAAAACCACAAAAACGAAAGAAAATTCAACCTCATCTGATTTACATATGCCACGAAAGGACGCTAGGTAAAATAATACCGACCAAAGGTGGTCGGCACATGAAGGGGCCAGGGTGTGGTTTGGTTGGTTTCTTGTGGCAAAATCAGTCTACTCAGGTTCAAGTCCTATGCTTGTCATACGTGGTCGCATTATCAGGATTTACTCAAGGATTCAATCGGCATTGTTTTTTGGGTGGGAGTGATgtacccgtcaactacgagATGCCTATGGTCGGCTCAGTTCCTGTgatgacttcgtcaatcttaAAATCTGCCGGTCAGcctttcggaggtgctcataagTGCTCATAAGGTTAGGATACGCGTGTTTACAGTCATAGGCACGAGGATACGTGCCTATTTGTGATCGTCCGctgtttttgaaaaaaaaaatcgatttAGCATGGTCTAAATTGAACGTACACAGCCCAGTTGTCGGCCTCTAGTTAACGGGCTAGCTCACTCAAAGCCCTGAAAGGTGCCAGGATTCGCTTTCCCAAACCCGAGAGCCAGATCCAGACGAAAAAACCCAGCAAACTCGAACCAAACCAAGCTAGGCGCAGCCATGGATCCCCTCTCCGTGCTCCGGGACTACGCCGCCCGCGACGAGTTGGACAAGatcatcttctccggcgacgacaTCCTCTTTGGCTCGGACTACTCCTTCCCCGCCAACGTGCCCACCGCCTTCACCTCCAAGCAGTCCGGCCGCCCCTAccccctctccgccgccgtcttcctcgcgCAGCACAACGACCTCAAGCACACCGACTTCCTCCAGGCCGCCCGCCTCCGTCGCATCCCGCCCGTCTCCCTCCCTGACCGCAAGACCTTCCTCGACTTCCTTCAGTACGGCGACAACTCCCTCCCTTCCGAACCCCTCCTCCCATCGTCCCTCCCACCCTTCTCTCAGGAtgcccagccgccgccgcccgaggaATCCATCGCCGACGAGGCCTCCACCGCCCACATCCGCTCCCTTGAGCGGCCTCTCAAGGACCGCAACGCCATCCTCGACGCCCGCGGCCGCGACTTCCTCGCCATTTACCACAGCGTGCTGCGccgcgaggaggagcgcgtgCGCAACAAGGACAGCGCACCCCCCTCGGGCCGGCACGAGCCCTCCGTGACCGCGGTCGCCCTCGCGAATCCCAAGGTTGAGAAGGTTGTCGGCGACGGCTTCGTGCCCATTATACTGGTGCCTAGCGCGTCGCAGACGCTGATTACGATCTACAATGTGAGGGAGTTCCTAGAGGACTTCGTGTTCGTGCCGAGCGAGGAGAGGATGCGGGCGATGAAGGGGAGCCCGAAGCCTGAGTGTGTCACGGTGCAGAAGAAGCATCGCGGGGAGAGGATGGGCGCAGCTGGGGGTCCAGTGTCGTTCGAGGTAAGGGACAAGCCGGCTTCACTCAAGCCGGACGATTGGGCACGAGTGGTGGCCGTGTTTGTGCTCGGAAAGGAGTGGCAGTTCAAGGACTGGCCCTTCAAGGATCATGTAGACATCTTTAACAAGGGTGAGTGTTTCATCTGTTTCTCGTGCTCCACTGTTTGTGCATCTTTGGTTTGTGTTAGCATCTCATAGCCTCCTTTTCTCCCAAGAAACTATAAGAAATAAAAGCATAAGTGATTGAAGCAATTCAAGATTTTCCTACTGATGTTCATATGAATTGTCGATCAGCATTACAGGATAGGGTTGGTTTACTCTTGTTTTTGTATAGAGCTAGTAGTCTTTGAATGATCACTTTGTTATCACAATTTAGTTAAAGTGCTTGTAGCATTAACATTGACTAGTTTCGAAGAAATAATTGCTGCTATAGTATTCAATGTTGCATCAGGTAATACCTACTACAAATTACCGTCTATTATTTTTCGTTAAAAGGGGTATCATCTGGTGTCAGTGACGTTACCAAAGGTACAATGGCACAGGGCTTATCATGGGTATGCCCCAAGGCACATAATGGGGATGAACACCATCATGCAGATAACCGGGCGAAGTTTTTTTGTTCGAATGAGGGTAGAACATAGGCGAGGGTGGCGACATTCCGGGAGGATACTAAGGTTCTCATTGCTTAATTGATATGGATGGACCAGCCCATTTAGGTTTATATAGATTGGACTCCTGCCATGCAGACAGTAACTAGCCTAATGTAACCAAGTTCTAATTAATAGGCACTATTCTAATACTACGGGCGATTCACTAACTTATGGGCTATTCACATATTGTAATGCTGGCTGCCCCTTAACCCTATCCATCCCACTCCCTATCAAGGTGTCTCAGTAACTTGGTCAGAAAATGCTATTTTTGATGGAATGTAAATCCTTAGAATGCTCTGTTTATCACTCAGCATGAGGTATTGCTACCATCTGTGGATTAACATCTTAAACTTGTTTCAGTTATTGGTTTCTATATACGTTTTGAAGATGATAGTGTGGAGGCAGCAAAAGTGGTCAAACAATGGAATGTGAAAATCATATCTGTGAGTGTGGGATTAATTGGAAGTTTGTCTTTGTTATTTATattcaatttttattttgctctCACTTACAGTTACTTGGTTTTGTTATGGACTTGTGGTGCAGATaagcaaaaataaaaggcaTCAAGACAGACCAGCTGCTCTTGAGGTATGGGAGCGACTAGAGGAGTTTGTGCGGGCACGTTCATAATGGAATAATCATGTTATTGTAAGTTGTCTCTCACTCTTTACATGTTTTGAAGACCTTGAATTTCTGGTGAATAATAAATGCGGTATTATGTGTCGTTTTAAAATTTAGGTGTTTTagtaatatatatacatatggtTTTGCTAATAGTTGATTGTAGTTCTTTCTAGGATAAATGATCTAGTACCTATGGACTGGTCAAGCATTTGGTAGCCTATTTCACTGTAGTACAGGGGTCACCATTTCTTGTATGTTTTCCACTGGAGCTAGTTAGTAGGCAGTCCTGGTGGTCATTAGGACTTCGCTCAGATATGTATGATGATATGAGGTTGTGTTGTTGAAGTTAATTTTGTGAACATGAATCCCTGTTAAATTACTACTGAACATTTTCCATCTGCATTGTGGAACTCttttttctcatgtttcagTAATGATGTACAACATGTGACTCACTGGTGCTTTTAGTTGTTGGCTTGTTGCTACTTGCTACATTAATTATACGGAGAATTCAGAAATCCTATAAGGTTCTGTTTGGATGTAAGTATTGAATT
This is a stretch of genomic DNA from Brachypodium distachyon strain Bd21 chromosome 1, Brachypodium_distachyon_v3.0, whole genome shotgun sequence. It encodes these proteins:
- the LOC100839147 gene encoding uncharacterized protein LOC100839147, whose protein sequence is MEREPEMEVTLREFAEADTEALFSWASDPRVVRFQRREAYSRVDEARRYILDHVLPHPWYRAICVGSVVVGSISIKPGPAEEGGSRRRSPSSTRASLGYRLAHGYWGRGIATRAVRMAAEAAFAEWPWLARLEAVADGENPASQRVLEKAGFVREGVLRRYLVLKGRPRDMVMFSSVDTDRRNKPVEAHGL
- the LOC100821880 gene encoding protein CDC73 homolog, with translation MDPLSVLRDYAARDELDKIIFSGDDILFGSDYSFPANVPTAFTSKQSGRPYPLSAAVFLAQHNDLKHTDFLQAARLRRIPPVSLPDRKTFLDFLQYGDNSLPSEPLLPSSLPPFSQDAQPPPPEESIADEASTAHIRSLERPLKDRNAILDARGRDFLAIYHSVLRREEERVRNKDSAPPSGRHEPSVTAVALANPKVEKVVGDGFVPIILVPSASQTLITIYNVREFLEDFVFVPSEERMRAMKGSPKPECVTVQKKHRGERMGAAGGPVSFEVRDKPASLKPDDWARVVAVFVLGKEWQFKDWPFKDHVDIFNKVIGFYIRFEDDSVEAAKVVKQWNVKIISISKNKRHQDRPAALEVWERLEEFVRARS